The following are encoded together in the Buteo buteo chromosome 2, bButBut1.hap1.1, whole genome shotgun sequence genome:
- the RPS21 gene encoding small ribosomal subunit protein eS21 translates to MQNDAGEFVDLYVPRKCSASNRIIGAKDHASIQINISEVDKVTGRVNGQFKTYAICGAIRRMGESDDSILRLAKNDGIVSKNF, encoded by the exons ATGCAGAACGACGCCGGGGAGTTCGTGGATCTCTACGTCCCTCGGAAATG CTCTGCTAGCAACCGAATAATTGGTGCTAAGGATCACGCTTCTATtcagataaatatttctgag GTTGACAAGGTAACAGGCAGAGTAAATGGCCAGTTCAAAACGTATGCCATTTGTGGAGCAATTCGTAGAATG ggtgaATCGGATGACTCCATTCTGCGTCTGGCAAAAAATGATGGAATTGTTTCCAA GAACTTCTAA
- the CABLES2 gene encoding CDK5 and ABL1 enzyme substrate 2 isoform X2, with product MAAATACGSPPPREQQPPPPRKRGDSRRRQAALFFLNNISLDGRPPCPPADKPPAAAGPGEAGEEAAAAAAEPAGAPPRLLSPPPACQPPPPALLLPGVSPLSAAGGKGEADPPRGGIFLPQLLLGGPLCPPPPAPPALPGMLAAAKPGAPGLLSPTQSSAGGGLALEAQRQRTKHISGSPRHKTLKKMHFIKNMRQYDTKNSRIVLICAKRTLCVAFSILPYGESLRISDLKMEGQKQRHPSGGVSVSTEMVLGLEGVELGADGKVVSYAKFLYPTNALVVRKADSHSAVPSCRASASRSLPGSRYKPVTAKTIPAGTDIGGEAGEAAEYDPNLLDDPQWPCGKHKRVLIFASYMTTVIEYVKPSDLKKDMNETFREKFPHIKLTLSKIRSLKREMRNLSEECNLEPVTVSMAYVYFEKLVLQGKLNKQNRKLCAGACVLLAAKISSDLRKHEVKHLIDKLEERFRFNRRDLIGFEFTVLVALELALYLPENQVLPHYRRLTQQS from the exons ATGGCCGCGGCCACGGCGTGCGGCTCCCCGCCTCCCCGGGAacagcagccgccgccgccgcggaaGCGGGGCGACTCCCGCCGGCGGCAGGCCGCCCTCTTCTTCCTCAACAACATCTCCCTGGACGGCCGTCCGCCCTGTCCTCCCGCCGACAAACCACCGGCAGCCGCCGGCCCGGGCGAGGcgggggaggaggcggcggcggcggcggcggaacCGGCCGGAGCTCCTCCGCGTTTACtgtccccgccgcccgcctgccagccgccgccgcccgccctgcTGTTGCCCGGCGTCTCCCCCCTCTCCGCCGCCGGAGGCAAAGGGGAGGCGGACCCCCCCCGCGGGGGTATTTTTTTGccgcagctgctgctgggcggTCCGctctgcccgccgcccccggcgccTCCAGCCTTACCGGGGATGCTGGCGGCGGCTAAACCGGGAGCCCCGGGGTTGTTGAGCCCCACGCAGAGCTCGGCGGGTGGCGGCTTGGCGCTGGAAGCACAGCGGCAGAG aacCAAGCATATATCTGGGTCTCCAAGACACAAAACTTTGAAGAAGATGCACTTCATCAAGAACATGAGGCAGTATGACACCAAGAACAGCAG GATAGTGTTAATCTGTGCTAAACGAACACTGTGTGTGGCTTTTTCTATCCTACCTTACGGGGAGAGTTTACGGATCAG TGATCTAAAGATGGAAGGACAGAAGCAACGACATCCTTCTGGGGGAGTTTCAGTATCCACTGAGATGGTGCTTGGACTGGAAGGAGTAGAGCTGGGTGCTGATGGCAAg gttGTGTCCTATGCAAAATTCTTGTATCCGACCAATGCCCTAGTTGTTCGCAAAGCTGACAGCCATAGTGCTGTTCCCTCATGTCGAGCTAGTGCTTCACGGAGTCTTCCTGGATCAAGATATAAACCTGTGACAGCAAAAACAATACCAGCAGGAACAGACATTG GAGGTGAAGCTGGGGAAGCTGCAGAGTACGATCCAAATCTTCTAGATGATCCTCAGTGGCCCTGTGGAAAACATAAACGTGTTCTCATCTTTGCCTCTTACATG acTACAGTTATAGAATATGTGAAACCCTCGGACCTTAAAAAGGATATGAATGAAACCTTTAGAGAGAAGTTTCCTCATATCAAGTTGACATTGAGCAAAATTAGGAG TTTAAAGAGAGAGATGCGGAACCTGAGTGAAGAGTGCAATCTGGAGCCGGTTACTGTCTCCATGGCTTATGTTTACTTTGAGAAGCTTGTCCTCCAAGGCAAACTCAACAAACAGAACCGCAAACTGTGTGCTGGTGCTTGCGTTCTGCTTGCAGCCAAGATCAGCAGTGATCTCAGGAAACATGAAGTTAAACACCTTATAGAT AAACTAGAAGAGAGATTCAGATTCAACAGAAGAGATCTCATTGGTTTTGAATTCACCGTCCTCGTAGCTTTGGAACTGGCTCTCTATCTTCCTGAAAACCAAGTTTTACCTCATTACAGACGGCTCACGCAACAGTCTTAA
- the CABLES2 gene encoding CDK5 and ABL1 enzyme substrate 2 isoform X1, with translation MAAATACGSPPPREQQPPPPRKRGDSRRRQAALFFLNNISLDGRPPCPPADKPPAAAGPGEAGEEAAAAAAEPAGAPPRLLSPPPACQPPPPALLLPGVSPLSAAGGKGEADPPRGGIFLPQLLLGGPLCPPPPAPPALPGMLAAAKPGAPGLLSPTQSSAGGGLALEAQRQRRRFISQRCSLDFLEDIVEYASVRRTKHISGSPRHKTLKKMHFIKNMRQYDTKNSRIVLICAKRTLCVAFSILPYGESLRISDLKMEGQKQRHPSGGVSVSTEMVLGLEGVELGADGKVVSYAKFLYPTNALVVRKADSHSAVPSCRASASRSLPGSRYKPVTAKTIPAGTDIGGEAGEAAEYDPNLLDDPQWPCGKHKRVLIFASYMTTVIEYVKPSDLKKDMNETFREKFPHIKLTLSKIRSLKREMRNLSEECNLEPVTVSMAYVYFEKLVLQGKLNKQNRKLCAGACVLLAAKISSDLRKHEVKHLIDKLEERFRFNRRDLIGFEFTVLVALELALYLPENQVLPHYRRLTQQS, from the exons ATGGCCGCGGCCACGGCGTGCGGCTCCCCGCCTCCCCGGGAacagcagccgccgccgccgcggaaGCGGGGCGACTCCCGCCGGCGGCAGGCCGCCCTCTTCTTCCTCAACAACATCTCCCTGGACGGCCGTCCGCCCTGTCCTCCCGCCGACAAACCACCGGCAGCCGCCGGCCCGGGCGAGGcgggggaggaggcggcggcggcggcggcggaacCGGCCGGAGCTCCTCCGCGTTTACtgtccccgccgcccgcctgccagccgccgccgcccgccctgcTGTTGCCCGGCGTCTCCCCCCTCTCCGCCGCCGGAGGCAAAGGGGAGGCGGACCCCCCCCGCGGGGGTATTTTTTTGccgcagctgctgctgggcggTCCGctctgcccgccgcccccggcgccTCCAGCCTTACCGGGGATGCTGGCGGCGGCTAAACCGGGAGCCCCGGGGTTGTTGAGCCCCACGCAGAGCTCGGCGGGTGGCGGCTTGGCGCTGGAAGCACAGCGGCAGAG AAGGCGTTTTATCTCCCAGCGCTGCTCTCTAGACTTTTTAGAAGACATAGTGGAATATGCCAGTGTACGAAG aacCAAGCATATATCTGGGTCTCCAAGACACAAAACTTTGAAGAAGATGCACTTCATCAAGAACATGAGGCAGTATGACACCAAGAACAGCAG GATAGTGTTAATCTGTGCTAAACGAACACTGTGTGTGGCTTTTTCTATCCTACCTTACGGGGAGAGTTTACGGATCAG TGATCTAAAGATGGAAGGACAGAAGCAACGACATCCTTCTGGGGGAGTTTCAGTATCCACTGAGATGGTGCTTGGACTGGAAGGAGTAGAGCTGGGTGCTGATGGCAAg gttGTGTCCTATGCAAAATTCTTGTATCCGACCAATGCCCTAGTTGTTCGCAAAGCTGACAGCCATAGTGCTGTTCCCTCATGTCGAGCTAGTGCTTCACGGAGTCTTCCTGGATCAAGATATAAACCTGTGACAGCAAAAACAATACCAGCAGGAACAGACATTG GAGGTGAAGCTGGGGAAGCTGCAGAGTACGATCCAAATCTTCTAGATGATCCTCAGTGGCCCTGTGGAAAACATAAACGTGTTCTCATCTTTGCCTCTTACATG acTACAGTTATAGAATATGTGAAACCCTCGGACCTTAAAAAGGATATGAATGAAACCTTTAGAGAGAAGTTTCCTCATATCAAGTTGACATTGAGCAAAATTAGGAG TTTAAAGAGAGAGATGCGGAACCTGAGTGAAGAGTGCAATCTGGAGCCGGTTACTGTCTCCATGGCTTATGTTTACTTTGAGAAGCTTGTCCTCCAAGGCAAACTCAACAAACAGAACCGCAAACTGTGTGCTGGTGCTTGCGTTCTGCTTGCAGCCAAGATCAGCAGTGATCTCAGGAAACATGAAGTTAAACACCTTATAGAT AAACTAGAAGAGAGATTCAGATTCAACAGAAGAGATCTCATTGGTTTTGAATTCACCGTCCTCGTAGCTTTGGAACTGGCTCTCTATCTTCCTGAAAACCAAGTTTTACCTCATTACAGACGGCTCACGCAACAGTCTTAA